A region of Dermabacter vaginalis DNA encodes the following proteins:
- a CDS encoding DUF2848 family protein, translating to MRVTPIGKAKWAIVFTANDVLPTVACGLTDRALEENGVAWSKKTSPDVLSKKAWRLKDVEENLDAIRLEAFVTAADRNGKQIQNGTLAELLPPKYWIEKVTERGDAEEGTILISGAIPIDGEVNQFANAWRVAMTNPDTDDTIAIAYTIKPMLEPIG from the coding sequence TTGCGGGTAACCCCAATCGGCAAAGCCAAGTGGGCCATAGTCTTCACCGCCAACGACGTCTTGCCCACCGTGGCCTGCGGTCTCACCGACCGCGCGTTGGAAGAGAACGGCGTTGCCTGGAGCAAGAAAACGTCCCCAGACGTGCTGAGCAAGAAAGCATGGCGCCTGAAGGACGTTGAAGAAAACCTCGACGCGATCCGCCTTGAAGCGTTCGTCACCGCTGCTGACCGCAACGGAAAACAGATCCAGAACGGAACCCTCGCAGAGCTTCTGCCACCAAAGTATTGGATCGAGAAAGTCACCGAACGCGGCGACGCGGAAGAAGGCACCATCTTGATCTCCGGCGCCATCCCTATAGATGGCGAGGTCAACCAGTTCGCGAACGCATGGCGCGTGGCGATGACCAACCCAGACACCGACGACACCATCGCGATCGCCTACACCATCAAACCAATGCTAGAACCAATCGGCTAA
- a CDS encoding IS3 family transposase (programmed frameshift), with protein sequence MFIVSQQRKKYTPEYRREAANLVIESRRPIAHVAKKIGVSAGLLGRWVKLERERRGASDGMSEADLRAENARLRRELAEAKMDNEFLFKSDSLLRCEATRAEKFELMQQEKANYSIKRMARLLKVSRSGYYKWAHTQQKRLSGEDDRAAFYDDVDRKIHRIWKDSDEVYGAPRITAELAERYHIALNRKTVAKRMCMMGIEGISPRAFVPVTTIQAKRKSTLPDLVKRMFDTGELNRVWMSDITYLRTGEGWLYLCAVRDGHSRRVLGWAMDSVQDTSLVERALRMAHTLRGDVPDGLVFHADRGAQFTSEQLWEVCRSLSIAQSVGRTGVCFDNAMAESFWSTLKTEFYDRKRWTTRDAARKAVAYWIEVVYNRRRRHSALGMVSPVDFENQIGLITSRKGIAA encoded by the exons ATGTTCATTGTGAGTCAACAGCGCAAGAAGTACACGCCGGAGTATCGGCGTGAAGCCGCGAACCTGGTAATAGAGTCGCGGCGTCCGATTGCTCATGTGGCTAAGAAGATTGGTGTGTCCGCCGGGCTTTTAGGCCGGTGGGTCAAACTCGAGCGTGAGCGCCGAGGAGCATCAGATGGGATGAGCGAGGCTGATCTTCGTGCTGAGAATGCTCGTCTTCGTCGGGAGCTGGCTGAAGCCAAGATGGATAACGAGTTTTTGT TCAAAAGCGACAGCCTTCTTCGCTGCGAAGCAACGCGAGCAGAAAAGTTCGAATTGATGCAGCAGGAGAAGGCGAACTACAGCATCAAGCGCATGGCACGGCTTTTAAAAGTGTCTCGGTCTGGATACTACAAATGGGCCCATACGCAGCAGAAGCGACTATCGGGCGAAGATGATCGTGCAGCATTTTACGATGATGTTGACCGCAAGATTCACCGGATTTGGAAAGACTCCGATGAGGTTTATGGTGCGCCGCGGATCACCGCAGAACTTGCCGAGCGCTACCACATTGCGCTTAACCGTAAGACTGTGGCTAAACGGATGTGCATGATGGGGATTGAGGGGATTTCACCGCGGGCCTTTGTCCCGGTGACAACGATTCAAGCTAAGCGTAAGTCCACGCTTCCTGACCTGGTCAAGCGCATGTTTGATACTGGTGAGCTCAACCGGGTGTGGATGTCAGATATTACCTACTTGCGCACCGGTGAAGGCTGGTTGTACTTGTGCGCGGTCCGCGATGGCCATTCCCGCCGGGTGCTGGGCTGGGCTATGGATAGCGTTCAAGATACTTCCCTGGTCGAGCGAGCCCTGCGGATGGCGCACACGTTGCGTGGTGACGTTCCTGATGGGCTGGTGTTTCACGCTGACCGCGGAGCTCAATTCACTAGCGAGCAGCTCTGGGAGGTTTGCCGCAGCCTGAGCATTGCTCAGTCCGTGGGGCGTACTGGTGTGTGCTTCGATAACGCGATGGCTGAGTCGTTCTGGTCGACGCTTAAAACCGAGTTCTACGACCGTAAGCGCTGGACGACCCGTGATGCTGCACGCAAGGCCGTTGCCTACTGGATTGAAGTCGTCTACAACCGTCGACGCCGACATTCCGCACTCGGTATGGTCAGCCCCGTCGACTTTGAGAACCAAATTGGTCTAATCACTAGCAGAAAAGGAATAGCTGCCTAA
- a CDS encoding recombinase family protein codes for MARTVTAIPATRALHTGAPLGQTTLRRVAGYARVSTDHDDQVTSYEAQVDYYTRYISDHAGWQFVKVYTDEGITGTSTKHRAGFQQMVTDALDGKIDLIITKSVSRFARNTVDSLTTVRALKDKGVEVFFEKEGIWTFDAKGELLITIMSSLAQEEARSISENVTWGHRKRFADGKVTVPYSRFLGYDKGEDGSLVINPEQAKTVRRIYGMYLEGHSIRHIAHTLTDEPATYTAAGNKTWHYQSVRSILTNEKYKGDALLQKSYTADVLTKKQVINEGEVPQYYVTGNHEAIISPAVWDFVQAELAKGTANQRAQHRTRPFSSTLVCGQCGHFFGSKTWHAGSKYEKVIWRCGHKYKGDTMCTTGHINDERLKYMFLEAIRLRFGSPADDTVNHAVLDALDTSDLEVEAAGLIAQIDQVAKKLESLIAHNARVAQDQQVYEKAFNASQEQHQALLAEHAAVVDEIHNKHNRLATYHYYRQETANLELEQLVFSPYLCVALLDKGTVDVDGRVTFQFRDGSTQVVAIKQ; via the coding sequence ATGGCCCGCACCGTCACAGCAATCCCCGCCACCCGAGCGCTCCACACTGGTGCTCCACTTGGACAAACAACCCTGCGCAGGGTCGCCGGGTATGCCCGCGTGTCCACCGACCACGACGATCAGGTCACGTCCTACGAAGCCCAAGTCGACTACTACACCCGCTACATCAGCGACCACGCAGGCTGGCAGTTCGTCAAGGTCTATACCGATGAAGGCATCACCGGCACCTCAACCAAACACCGCGCCGGATTCCAGCAGATGGTGACCGACGCGCTCGACGGCAAGATCGACCTGATCATCACCAAGAGCGTGTCCCGTTTCGCCCGCAACACCGTCGACTCGCTCACCACCGTTCGAGCGCTCAAAGACAAAGGCGTGGAGGTCTTCTTCGAAAAAGAAGGCATCTGGACCTTCGACGCAAAGGGCGAGCTCCTCATCACCATCATGAGCTCGCTGGCGCAAGAAGAAGCCCGCTCCATCTCCGAAAACGTCACCTGGGGGCACCGCAAACGCTTCGCCGACGGCAAGGTCACCGTCCCATACTCTCGGTTCCTCGGATACGACAAAGGTGAAGACGGCAGCCTCGTCATCAACCCCGAGCAAGCCAAAACTGTGCGCCGGATCTACGGCATGTACCTGGAAGGCCACTCCATCAGGCATATCGCGCACACCCTGACAGACGAGCCAGCAACCTACACGGCAGCAGGGAATAAAACCTGGCATTACCAGTCCGTGCGCTCCATTCTCACCAACGAGAAATACAAAGGAGACGCACTCCTGCAAAAGAGCTACACCGCAGACGTCCTCACTAAGAAGCAAGTCATCAACGAGGGCGAAGTACCCCAGTACTACGTCACCGGAAACCACGAGGCCATCATCAGCCCCGCAGTGTGGGACTTCGTCCAAGCAGAACTCGCCAAAGGCACCGCGAATCAGCGAGCCCAACACCGCACCCGACCTTTCTCATCCACCCTTGTCTGCGGCCAGTGCGGGCACTTCTTCGGCTCGAAAACCTGGCACGCAGGCAGCAAATACGAAAAGGTCATCTGGCGCTGCGGCCACAAATACAAAGGCGACACCATGTGCACTACTGGGCACATCAACGATGAACGACTCAAGTACATGTTCCTCGAGGCTATCCGCCTCCGCTTCGGCTCACCTGCCGATGACACCGTCAACCACGCCGTACTCGACGCGCTCGACACCAGCGACCTCGAAGTCGAAGCAGCCGGACTGATCGCCCAGATCGACCAGGTAGCGAAAAAGCTCGAATCACTAATCGCCCACAACGCACGCGTCGCGCAAGACCAACAGGTTTACGAGAAGGCGTTCAACGCTAGCCAAGAACAGCACCAGGCGCTGTTAGCTGAGCACGCTGCCGTGGTCGACGAAATCCACAACAAGCACAACCGGCTGGCCACCTACCACTACTACAGGCAAGAGACCGCCAACCTTGAACTTGAACAGTTGGTCTTCAGCCCATACCTCTGCGTAGCTTTGCTCGACAAAGGCACCGTCGATGTCGACGGCAGGGTCACCTTTCAATTCCGCGACGGCAGCACCCAAGTAGTAGCCATCAAACAGTAA
- a CDS encoding recombinase family protein, with amino-acid sequence MKWRIWKGFEEGKANGFHLYGYTDSADGTDVQIIEEEAAVVCWIFDQYMKKTSCEKMAAQLIADGRVPHQADNKLPGEWVRHILKNPHYTGDLLLGRWSTPEGKPARAVRNTGQLPQYLVENAIPAIIDRDTFVAVQTEIARRRELGARANWSIETVALTSKIKCVSCSCSFVRNVRNPKTQNSISTEHWICTERKKGRKTGCGTCEISDTALKGFIARVLGIEAFDEDVFTERIDHIDVQGKDRYTFHDTDGTSSSHTWRPNLKKSSWTPVRKAAWGELVRARWAEAKRLGLDNPRQAPTPPEALAKYRAVAKAEAERLRAERGER; translated from the coding sequence GTGAAGTGGCGCATTTGGAAAGGCTTCGAAGAAGGAAAAGCGAACGGCTTCCACCTGTACGGTTACACCGACTCCGCTGACGGCACCGACGTCCAGATCATCGAAGAAGAAGCAGCCGTGGTGTGCTGGATATTCGACCAGTACATGAAGAAGACCTCGTGCGAAAAGATGGCCGCACAGCTCATCGCTGACGGTAGGGTTCCGCACCAGGCTGATAACAAGTTGCCCGGGGAATGGGTCCGTCACATCCTGAAGAACCCGCACTACACCGGCGACCTCCTGTTAGGGCGATGGTCCACTCCGGAGGGTAAGCCTGCACGAGCAGTGCGCAACACCGGCCAGTTGCCGCAATACCTGGTGGAAAACGCGATCCCCGCCATCATCGACCGCGACACCTTCGTCGCGGTTCAAACCGAGATTGCACGCCGACGCGAACTCGGGGCCCGGGCGAACTGGTCCATAGAAACTGTGGCGTTGACGTCGAAGATCAAATGCGTGTCCTGCAGCTGCTCGTTCGTGCGCAACGTACGCAATCCGAAAACCCAAAACTCGATCTCCACCGAGCACTGGATCTGCACCGAACGCAAGAAAGGCCGGAAAACCGGATGCGGCACCTGCGAGATCTCTGACACGGCACTCAAAGGCTTCATCGCCCGAGTCCTGGGTATCGAGGCCTTCGACGAGGACGTGTTCACCGAGCGTATCGACCACATCGACGTGCAGGGAAAAGACCGCTACACGTTCCACGACACCGATGGCACCAGCAGCTCGCACACGTGGCGACCAAACCTGAAGAAGAGCTCGTGGACCCCAGTAAGAAAAGCCGCCTGGGGTGAACTCGTGCGTGCTCGCTGGGCCGAAGCCAAAAGGCTCGGGTTGGACAACCCACGGCAAGCACCAACACCACCAGAAGCGCTGGCGAAGTACCGGGCCGTGGCCAAGGCAGAGGCTGAGCGGCTGCGCGCCGAGCGAGGCGAACGCTAA
- a CDS encoding ECF transporter S component produces the protein MMVASLSVVGLIILIPLSYIAPAGAASQSAVWLGVSLLGLWVIPYLLPLAVVRRPGASLLAALIIGVVSVFTTPTGPAAIVGNVIGGLLVEFPMALMLYRKWTWWAYLISAAFFGAFNSLLYLTLLKHAVGISVSGLIVLVGVTSSVIGGLAVVGLTRLLNNAGVGVGVDHRE, from the coding sequence ATGATGGTGGCCTCCCTGTCGGTGGTCGGCCTCATCATCCTCATCCCACTGAGCTACATCGCGCCGGCGGGTGCGGCTTCGCAGAGCGCAGTCTGGCTCGGGGTGTCCCTTCTCGGACTTTGGGTCATTCCCTACCTCCTTCCTCTGGCCGTTGTGCGAAGGCCGGGCGCTTCGCTGCTGGCCGCGCTGATCATCGGAGTTGTGAGCGTATTTACTACTCCCACTGGGCCTGCCGCGATTGTCGGTAACGTCATTGGCGGGCTCCTGGTTGAGTTTCCCATGGCGTTGATGCTGTACCGGAAGTGGACGTGGTGGGCGTATCTGATCTCCGCCGCATTCTTCGGGGCATTTAACAGCCTGTTGTACCTCACGCTGCTCAAGCACGCGGTGGGAATCTCGGTATCGGGACTGATCGTGCTGGTGGGAGTCACGTCGTCCGTCATTGGCGGTTTGGCCGTCGTCGGACTAACCCGTTTGCTCAACAATGCAGGCGTAGGCGTAGGCGTAGACCATCGTGAGTGA
- a CDS encoding ATP-binding cassette domain-containing protein, whose protein sequence is MSESARALLAVEDLSVHYLGQDRWVLQRPSLVHLSGQVTAVIGPSGCGKTTFVRAVCGLVPHCLPSEYSGSVQIAGAEIADATVQLIATNVAYVGQNPDAAVITRTVYDDVAFALQNLCLPVPEIDRRVREALAAVGLETKLWESPWRLSGGQRQRLAIAVALAMQPRLLVLDEPTSTIDTQGTDEFYSVIQQLVSDGVGIVVIDHDLDPVLPLCDHVIALNAQGAVIAQGTPHEVFLSHTAELEACGVWLPRALRDESPHHALTCEQAGIRVPRITDICGDSVQYQRRTEAGWETIDAIDTLDGGGSATVELADFCVPGRSPAISMRLRGGEFIALIGPNGAGKTSLLAALAGLIPSKAQRATVCGEVVRRGRHQVGYVFQNPEHQMVCSTVAGEISTGDVSASKAEAIVEQFHLSQYRDQHPLTLSGGQIRRLSVATMVAESRDVIVLDEPTYGQDWANTCELMAFIDELRAEGRTVIMATHDLELALSRCSHIIALPAAVSETRENAASAAPANPPSPSVPRGLFSSFNPVTLLLALIPAMVMVFVCKDPAVNVGVLIAASLAMVAARASRARTVMSLLAPWVIAAVLLPVFRYNYTIEEVSPLYNHGGELAAASGIGALLSLMLLSGISTHPEALLRTLTTTFKLPYRVTAAGAAAVAFVTRFRQDFQLLRTARALRGIGASWGPLAPAIRWVGSLVPLAILAVQHGERVALSMDSRGFGAYPRRTELQHTPWQVRDWCLVGLLWAVTALLWWWRQ, encoded by the coding sequence GTGAGCGAGTCCGCGCGGGCGCTCCTGGCGGTTGAGGATCTTTCCGTTCACTACTTGGGTCAGGACCGGTGGGTGCTGCAACGTCCAAGCCTGGTCCACCTGAGCGGTCAGGTAACGGCCGTCATTGGGCCCTCTGGATGCGGTAAAACTACCTTCGTCCGAGCCGTGTGCGGCCTTGTGCCCCACTGTCTGCCGTCCGAATACTCCGGCAGCGTTCAAATTGCCGGCGCCGAAATCGCCGACGCCACGGTCCAGTTGATCGCTACCAATGTCGCCTACGTGGGACAAAATCCGGATGCCGCAGTCATTACCCGTACGGTGTATGACGATGTCGCGTTTGCGCTGCAGAACCTCTGCCTGCCTGTTCCTGAGATTGATCGACGGGTACGCGAGGCATTGGCTGCGGTTGGTCTGGAGACCAAGCTGTGGGAGAGCCCATGGAGATTATCGGGCGGCCAACGCCAGCGCCTAGCGATCGCGGTAGCACTGGCTATGCAGCCCCGCTTACTTGTCCTCGATGAGCCAACATCGACTATTGACACGCAAGGCACGGACGAGTTTTACAGCGTCATCCAACAGCTGGTTAGCGATGGCGTGGGCATCGTGGTGATCGACCATGACCTCGACCCGGTCCTACCCCTGTGCGATCACGTCATAGCGCTCAACGCGCAGGGCGCGGTGATCGCGCAGGGAACTCCACATGAGGTTTTTCTCAGCCATACCGCGGAACTTGAGGCGTGCGGAGTGTGGCTGCCCCGTGCGTTACGCGACGAATCCCCGCACCACGCCTTGACCTGCGAGCAGGCGGGCATTCGAGTTCCCCGCATCACGGATATCTGTGGTGATTCGGTGCAATATCAGCGGCGCACCGAAGCAGGATGGGAAACCATCGATGCGATTGACACGCTCGACGGTGGAGGCAGCGCCACGGTAGAGCTGGCAGATTTCTGTGTTCCCGGACGTTCCCCAGCTATCTCTATGCGGCTACGGGGTGGCGAGTTTATCGCGCTTATAGGGCCGAATGGCGCAGGCAAAACATCCCTGCTCGCGGCGCTGGCGGGTCTCATACCATCAAAGGCACAACGCGCTACGGTCTGCGGAGAGGTTGTGCGGCGAGGGCGGCACCAGGTCGGCTACGTGTTTCAAAACCCGGAACATCAGATGGTTTGTTCCACCGTGGCTGGCGAAATCTCCACGGGGGATGTTTCCGCGTCTAAAGCCGAGGCTATTGTGGAGCAATTCCATCTCTCCCAGTATCGAGACCAACACCCGTTGACTCTCTCAGGCGGCCAGATTCGTAGACTATCGGTGGCTACGATGGTCGCCGAGAGCCGCGATGTGATTGTCCTTGACGAGCCCACGTACGGCCAGGACTGGGCGAATACCTGCGAACTCATGGCCTTCATCGACGAACTGCGCGCTGAGGGCAGAACCGTCATCATGGCCACCCACGACCTAGAACTTGCCCTATCACGCTGCAGCCACATCATCGCGCTACCTGCTGCCGTTAGCGAAACTCGTGAAAACGCCGCATCCGCAGCACCAGCGAACCCGCCTTCGCCGTCCGTGCCCCGTGGACTCTTCTCATCGTTCAATCCTGTGACGTTGCTATTGGCGCTAATCCCGGCGATGGTCATGGTGTTCGTATGCAAGGACCCGGCCGTCAATGTTGGAGTGCTCATCGCAGCGAGCCTGGCCATGGTAGCCGCGAGAGCGAGTCGCGCTCGAACGGTCATGTCACTGCTAGCACCCTGGGTCATCGCAGCTGTGCTACTGCCGGTGTTCCGCTACAACTACACCATTGAAGAGGTCAGCCCACTCTACAATCACGGTGGCGAGCTTGCGGCAGCGAGCGGTATCGGGGCACTGTTGTCCCTCATGCTGCTTTCAGGCATCAGCACTCATCCGGAAGCGCTGCTTCGCACGTTGACGACGACGTTCAAGCTTCCCTATCGGGTCACTGCGGCGGGAGCTGCGGCTGTCGCCTTCGTCACTCGTTTCCGGCAAGATTTCCAGCTGTTGCGCACAGCGCGGGCATTGCGGGGTATTGGGGCATCATGGGGGCCGTTAGCGCCCGCAATTCGATGGGTGGGTTCCCTCGTGCCGCTGGCGATCCTCGCCGTCCAGCACGGCGAACGGGTTGCCCTGTCGATGGATTCACGTGGCTTTGGCGCCTATCCGCGGCGCACGGAACTCCAACACACACCGTGGCAGGTGCGAGATTGGTGCCTGGTGGGCCTCCTTTGGGCCGTTACTGCGTTGCTGTGGTGGTGGCGCCAATGA
- a CDS encoding ABC transporter ATP-binding protein, with protein MSISVAALIRPAKGAMVLSAVLTALGAIVTLVPFVALHNMAAIWLDGQVRTGWTGKPWVWAVIAVLSLFVGQLLYLFGLGVTHEAEAKLRHRLRGNVVQALGSLPLGRVSQVPHGAIRKMVCDDTAAIHTLVAHVPGDVTNAVVSMVVGLGYLVWVDWRLALALFGTWAVAIMIIVSTTMRGYSDITERFGHAQTALAAATVEMLEGIKEIKNFQATDATRTRFNAARQQFSAISFDWVRRSGRAISLLGSLLRPATVFVTVALLAALFVAQDWSTLSATLPFFLIAPGIPEGFTVLVGLMQHIYESQLAARTTAELLSEKPMPEGSRTQEEGPNPGQVEVCEVSFSYEPDVPVVHGVSFTAEPGTVTALVGPSGGGKSTLARLIARFYDVNDGVVRISGVDVREASFSWLLSRVAIVLQDVTLSNDSVHTNIALSKPSATRAEVEAAARAACIHDRIMRLPEGYDTVLGEVGGFLSGGERQRITLARAYLQDAPILILDEATAQADPQSERAIHEALSTLASGRTVIIIAHRLATIRDADQILVIEDGHITQRGRHEDLVDQAGTYSEMWRAQELHYMA; from the coding sequence GTGAGTATTTCCGTCGCCGCACTAATCCGCCCGGCCAAGGGCGCGATGGTCCTTTCCGCAGTCCTCACAGCCTTAGGCGCTATCGTCACGCTGGTGCCGTTCGTCGCCTTACACAACATGGCCGCGATCTGGCTTGACGGGCAGGTGCGCACCGGCTGGACCGGAAAGCCGTGGGTTTGGGCCGTGATAGCGGTGCTTTCGCTGTTCGTGGGCCAATTGCTCTACCTGTTTGGATTGGGTGTCACCCACGAGGCAGAAGCCAAGCTCCGACATCGGTTGCGCGGCAATGTGGTCCAAGCGCTGGGCAGTTTGCCCTTGGGTAGGGTCTCGCAGGTGCCGCATGGGGCCATCCGCAAGATGGTGTGTGACGATACCGCAGCTATCCATACTCTCGTTGCGCATGTTCCCGGTGATGTCACCAACGCCGTGGTCTCGATGGTCGTAGGCCTCGGGTATCTCGTGTGGGTCGATTGGCGACTGGCGCTCGCGCTCTTTGGAACGTGGGCCGTAGCGATCATGATCATCGTCAGCACGACCATGCGCGGCTATAGCGATATCACCGAGCGATTCGGACATGCCCAGACCGCACTGGCCGCAGCCACCGTCGAAATGCTTGAGGGCATTAAGGAGATCAAGAATTTCCAGGCCACCGATGCGACCCGAACGCGCTTTAACGCCGCCCGCCAGCAATTTTCTGCCATCTCCTTCGACTGGGTTCGTCGCTCCGGCAGAGCGATTAGTCTGCTCGGTTCGCTACTGCGTCCAGCCACGGTCTTCGTCACGGTCGCGTTACTGGCGGCGCTATTCGTCGCGCAGGATTGGAGCACGCTGTCGGCGACGCTGCCATTCTTCCTGATCGCTCCCGGTATCCCGGAGGGGTTCACGGTGCTAGTCGGTCTGATGCAGCATATCTATGAGTCGCAGCTGGCGGCTCGCACCACGGCAGAGCTGCTTTCCGAGAAACCCATGCCCGAAGGCAGCCGCACCCAAGAAGAGGGCCCAAACCCCGGCCAAGTTGAGGTCTGTGAGGTTTCCTTCTCCTACGAGCCTGACGTGCCCGTTGTGCACGGTGTCTCCTTTACGGCTGAGCCCGGAACGGTCACGGCTCTGGTGGGCCCGTCGGGCGGAGGGAAGTCCACACTGGCCCGGCTGATTGCGCGCTTTTACGACGTCAATGATGGCGTGGTACGCATCAGCGGTGTGGATGTGCGCGAGGCGAGTTTTTCGTGGCTACTTTCCCGCGTCGCGATCGTCCTACAGGACGTAACGTTGTCGAACGATTCGGTCCATACCAATATCGCGCTGTCGAAACCGTCGGCAACGCGCGCCGAGGTCGAGGCAGCAGCCCGTGCGGCATGCATCCACGATCGCATTATGCGTCTGCCCGAGGGGTATGACACCGTGCTTGGCGAGGTTGGTGGCTTCCTCTCGGGCGGTGAGCGGCAACGCATCACCCTGGCGCGAGCATACTTGCAGGATGCGCCGATCTTGATTCTCGACGAGGCCACCGCGCAAGCAGACCCCCAGTCGGAGCGTGCGATCCACGAAGCGCTCAGCACCTTGGCATCCGGGCGCACGGTGATCATCATCGCGCATCGACTCGCCACCATCCGAGACGCCGACCAGATCCTCGTGATTGAGGACGGCCACATCACTCAGCGTGGTAGGCACGAGGACTTGGTCGACCAAGCGGGGACCTATAGCGAGATGTGGCGGGCCCAAGAACTCCATTACATGGCCTAA